The proteins below are encoded in one region of Amycolatopsis acidiphila:
- a CDS encoding MarR family winged helix-turn-helix transcriptional regulator, with protein MAGPERRDRVDVLMEQITTRTEDEFTAKSLSFRLRRVAHRLETELRRELSAFGIELWELELLGALKRAGPPYRLSAGALLDTMRVTSGGVTKRVAGLERKGWVRRDVDPRDRRQILVSLTETGLRRAREVFDTKTDTETKLLSGLAPAAQRRLNEDLRRLLVHFEGGADD; from the coding sequence ATGGCGGGTCCCGAACGGCGCGACCGGGTCGACGTGCTGATGGAACAGATCACCACGCGCACCGAGGACGAGTTCACGGCCAAGTCCCTGAGCTTCCGGCTGCGCCGGGTGGCGCACCGCCTGGAGACCGAGCTGCGCCGCGAGCTGTCGGCGTTCGGGATCGAGCTGTGGGAGCTCGAGCTGCTCGGCGCGCTCAAGCGGGCCGGCCCGCCCTACCGGCTCTCGGCCGGGGCCCTGCTCGACACGATGCGGGTGACCTCGGGCGGGGTCACCAAGCGTGTCGCCGGGCTCGAGCGCAAGGGCTGGGTGCGCCGCGACGTCGACCCGCGGGACCGCAGGCAGATCCTGGTGAGCCTGACCGAGACCGGCCTGCGGCGGGCGCGCGAGGTCTTCGACACCAAGACCGACACCGAGACGAAGCTTCTCTCGGGGCTGGCGCCGGCCGCGCAGCGCCGCCTGAACGAGGACCTGCGCCGGCTGCTCGTCCACTTCGAAGGCGGCGCGGACGACTGA
- the idi gene encoding isopentenyl-diphosphate Delta-isomerase yields the protein MEQVVLLTESGEAKGVLDKAEVHHTRTPLHLAFSCYLFGADGRLLLTTRARTKKTFPGLLTNSCCGHPAPGEDMVSGVGRRIRQELGVDVSDVTLVLPRFRYRAVMPGGLVENEMCPVFRARTSAEPVPDPSEVDSYEWVDWPGFADDVRTGRRAVSPWCAEQVAQLVALGPDPLRWAAADEQLLPPAARNGGLPKG from the coding sequence ATGGAACAGGTCGTCCTGCTGACGGAGTCGGGTGAGGCGAAAGGCGTGCTGGACAAGGCCGAGGTCCATCACACGCGGACCCCGTTGCACCTGGCCTTCTCCTGCTACCTGTTCGGCGCGGACGGCAGACTGCTGCTGACCACCCGGGCGCGGACGAAGAAGACGTTTCCCGGCCTGCTCACCAACAGCTGCTGCGGGCATCCGGCTCCCGGCGAGGACATGGTGTCGGGCGTGGGGCGCCGGATCCGCCAGGAGCTGGGGGTGGACGTGTCCGACGTCACGCTCGTGCTGCCGCGCTTCCGCTACCGCGCGGTGATGCCCGGCGGTCTCGTGGAGAACGAGATGTGCCCGGTGTTCCGCGCCCGCACCAGCGCCGAGCCGGTGCCGGATCCGTCCGAAGTGGACAGTTACGAGTGGGTGGACTGGCCCGGGTTCGCCGACGACGTGCGCACCGGCCGCCGCGCCGTCTCGCCATGGTGCGCCGAGCAGGTCGCGCAGCTGGTCGCGCTCGGGCCCGACCCGCTGCGCTGGGCCGCGGCAGACGAGCAGCTGCTGCCCCCGGCGGCACGGAACGGCGGACTTCCCAAGGGGTAA